A single region of the Calonectris borealis chromosome 21, bCalBor7.hap1.2, whole genome shotgun sequence genome encodes:
- the CIMIP2A gene encoding ciliary microtubule inner protein 2A has protein sequence MGLSLGKAGYSLLANAVRDQRLQRLTLSSQRSFPVLQDSLKISGDEPPSSSGSCCYEGFVPQYNYQFGETFGKTTYRLLTDPGVRKSPRPLLAPLHKQKFVEDFSGTKHGVQGYLPGRPGYFPYERAGAATSFPEPVLGPKPLPPGLGPAEEELMMMDMDPVLHHDPSEYVPRTRLPQGYPRRISHHPVSEGREWRLPELTPGCGQGKGCRPGRLGGALAGSKPPVKIEGVTLPGVAETVDVEQDDRLPKLEIPNAIQQKVIPGYTGFIPRLTWINGVNYIQGVKEAINEFDRHQFLWRNPACSFGKRLPQTYWPNNRIYTSAGLLPSYTGFVPYLRHTYALTFGNGTRKAYQKEQKRRACAL, from the exons atgggGCTCAGCCTTGGGAAAGCAGGTTACTCCCTGCTCGCCAACGCGGTCCGAGATCAGCGGCTGCAGCGGCTCA CTTTATCGTCCCAGCGTAGCTTCCCCGTGTTGCAAGACTCATTGAAAATCAGTGGGGATGAGCCACCGAGCTCCTCCGGCAGCTGCTG CTATGAGGGCTTCGTCCCTCAGTACAACTATCAGTTTGGAGAAACCTTTGGCAAAACCACGTACCGCCTGCTGACGGACCCTGGAGTTCGGAAGAGCCCTCGTCCCTTGCTGGCACCGCTGCACAAGCAGAAGTTCGTTGAGGACTTCAGCGGGACGAAGCACGGTGTCCAGGGTTATCTCCCAGGGCGTCCAG GGTACTTCCCCtatgagagagctggggctgcaacAAGCTTTCCCGAACCAGTCCTTGGGCCAAAACCTCTCCcaccggggctggggccggccgAGGAAGAGCTGATGATGATGGACATGGACCCCGTGCTCCACCACGACCCCAGCGAGTACGTCCCGAGGACACGGCTGCCTCAGGGGTACCCACGGAGGATTTCACACCATCCTGTGTCTGAGGGGCGGGAGTGGCGGTTGCCCGAGCTAACCCCGGGCTGTGGGCAGGGAAAAGGGTGCAGACCCGGCCGGCTCGGCGGTGCCTTGGCAGGAAGCAAACCG cCTGTAAAAATTGAAGGTGTGACACTGCCAGGAGTGGCTGAAACAGTGGATGTGGAGCAAGATGATCGGTTACCAAAACTGGAAATACCAAATGCGATCCAACAGAAAGTCATTCCAG GGTACACTGGATTCATCCCCCGCCTCACCTGGATTAATGGCGTGAACTACATCCAGGGTGTGAAGGAAGCAATAAATGAATTTGACCGACATCAG tttttgtgGAGGAACCCAGCTTGCAGCTTTGGCAAGAGATTACCCCAAACATACTGGCCTAACAACAGAATTTACACCAGTGCTGGACTGCTACCTTCCTACACAGGCTTCGTACCAT
- the LOC142091358 gene encoding discoidin domain-containing receptor 2-like: MIFCMLLLASLPEPSGTEVNPAICRYPLGMHEGTIRDEDITASSQWYDSTGPQYARLQREEGDGAWCPAGLLQPEDVQFLQIDLHKLFFITLIGTQGRHARATGKEFARAYRIDYSRNGERWISWKDRQGRKVIQGNIDTYDVVLKDLRPPIIARFIRVIPVTEMPMTVCMRVELYGCVWYDGLASYSIPEGGTIAAPGFPIVYLNDSTYDGYQERRHLYGGLGQLTDGVLGLDDFTQSHQYRVWPGYDYVGWKNESFSTGSVEMEFQFDRPRNFTSMKVHCNNMFSKGVKIFQKVECLFKPRLIADWESEPVGVATVLDDKNPSARFVTVPLNQRVGKAILCHFYFADTWMMMSEISFQSDMESVNPNFVTVATSTTDLLETECNVTEGIWETTSSVTSTWIGEKADDSNTSILVGCLVAIILLLLMIIIIILWKQYVQKRLEKAPRRILEEDATVRLSFYSYTIANNQTQIHQSNPTYERAFPLDLEYHQPATLLQKLPELSQSAEDSVCSGDYAEPDLTKSTPHQGFQNNVPHYAETDIVHLQGVTGNNMYAVPALTVDSLTKKDISVGEFPRQQLRLKEKLGEGQFGEVHLCEADGLLEFLGVSPTEFTHQPVLVAVKMLRSDVNKTARNDFLKEIKIMSRLKNPNIIRLLGVCVRDDPLCMITEYMENGDLNQFLSQREIYSKFAISNNIPCVSYSNLLYMATQIASGMKYLASLNFVHRDLATRNCLVGNNYTIKIADFGMSRNLYSGDYYRIQGRAVLPIRWMAWESILLGKFTTASDVWAFGVTLWEMFILCKEQPYSLLSDEQVIENTGEFFRSQGRQIYLSQTPLCPNPVFDLMLKCWSRDIKDRPTFDMIHHFLLEQMESNI; this comes from the exons TGGCACCGAAGTCAACCCTG CTATATGCCGTTACCCTTTGGGTATGCATGAAGGGACAATACGGGATGAAGACATCACTGCTTCCAGCCAGTGGTATGATTCCACAGGACCCCAGTATGCACG GTTACAAAGGGAAGAGGGGGACGGAGCCTGGTGCCCAGCTGGCTTGTTGCAACCAGAAGATGTACAGTTCCTTCAAATTGACCTGCACAAGCTCTTTTTCATCACCTTGATTGGGACTCAGGGACGACATGCCCGTGCCACAGGCAAAGAATTTGCCCGTGCTTACCGAATTGACTATAGCCGCAATGGAGAGCGCTGGATCTCCTGGAAAGATCGTCAGGGCAGGAAG GTGATCCAAGGCAACATCGATACTTATGACGTGGTCTTGAAAGATCTTCGGCCTCCCATCATTGCACGTTTTATCCGGGTGATTCCTGTGACGGAGATGCCAATGACTGTCTGTATGAGGGTGGAGCTCTATGGCTGTGTCTGGTATG ATGGTTTGGCATCCTATAGCATCCCTGAAGGAGGGACAATAGCGGCTCCTGGCTTCCCCATCGTTTATCTGAATGACTCGACCTATGATGGCTACCAGGAGCGCAG GCACTTGTACGGTGGTCTGGGCCAGCTGACGGACGGTGTGCTAGGACTGGACGATTTCACGCAGAGCCACCAGTACCGTGTGTGGCCAGGCTATGACTATGTTGGCTGGAAGAACGAGAGCTTCAGCACGGGCTCTGTTGAAATGGAGTTTCAGTTTGACCGACCACGGAACTTCACCTCCATGAAG GTGCATTGTAACAACATGTTTTCCAAAGGTGTAAAGATCTTCCAGAAGGTGGAGTGTCTGTTCAAACCACGCCTGATTGCAGACTGGGAGTCTGAACCTGTTGGAGTGGCAACTGTCTTAGATGACAAAAACCCCAGCGCTAGGTTTGTGACTGTCCCCCTCAATCAGCGCGTAGGTAAAGCCATACTTTGCCACTTCTACTTTGCTGACACCTGGATGATGATGAGCGAGATTTCCTTCCAGTCAG ATATGGAGAGCGTGAATCCTAATTTTGTTACGGTAGCCACAAGCACAACGGATCTCCTGGAAACAGAGTGCAACGTTACTGAGGGGATCTGGG AAACCACATCTTCTGTAACCAGCACCTGGATAGGAGAGAAAGCAGATGACTCCAATACCTCCATCCTCGTGGGCTGCCTTGTGGCTATTATTCTTCTGCTCCTGATGATTATAATCATTATTCTTTGGAAACAATATGTTCAAAAAAGGTTGGAAAAG GCCCCACGTCGAATCCTGGAGGAGGATGCCACAGTTCGCCTCTCTTTCTACAGCTACACCATTGCCAACAACCAGACCCAGATCCACCAGTCAAATCCCACCTATGAACGCGCTTTCCCACTGGATTTGGAATATCACCAGCCAGCTACACTGCTCCAAAAGCTTCCAGAGCTCTCCCAAAGTGCAGAGGATTCAG TGTGCAGTGGGGACTATGCTGAGCCCGACCTGACCAAGTCCACTCCTCACCAAGGCTTTCAGAACAATGTTCCTCACTACGCTGAAACAGATATCGTCCACCTGCAAGGTGTGACCGGCAACAACATGTATGCAGTCCCAGCCCTCACTGTGGATTCACTTACCAAGAAGGACATCTCAGTGGGTGAATTCCCACGGCAGCAGCTACGGCTCAAAGAGAAGCTGGGAGAAGGACAGTTTGGAGAG GTGCACCTTTGTGAAGCCGATGGCCTGCTAGAATTCCTGGGAGTCTCGCCTACAGAATTCACTCACCAGCCGGTTCTTGTAGCAGTGAAAATGCTGAGATCAGACGTCAACAAAACAGCCAG aAATGATTTCCTGAAGGAGATCAAGATCATGTCACGGTTGAAGAACCCAAATATCATCCGGCTtctgggtgtgtgtgtgcgtgacGACCCACTGTGCATGATAACAGAGTACATGGAAAATGGAGACCTCAATCAGTTCCTGTCGCAGAGGGAGATCTACAGCAAATTTGCCATTTCAAACAATATTCCCTGTGTCAG ctACTCTAACCTGCTGTACATGGCCACCCAGATTGCCTCTGGAATGAAGTATTTAGCATCTCTGAATTTTGTGCACAGAGATCTGGCAACTCGCAACTGCCTGGTGGGGAACAACTACACCATCAAGATTGCGGACTTCGGCATGAGCAGGAATCTTTACAGTGGGGATTACTACCGTATCCAGGGAAGAGCGGTACTGCCCATACGTTGGATGGCCTGGGAAAGCATCCTCCTG GGCAAGTTCACCACAGCCAGTGACGTCTGGGCATTTGGAGTCACCCTCTGGGAGATGTTCATACTGTGTAAGGAGCAACCGTACAGCCTCCTCTCAGATGAGCAAGTCATTGAGAACACAGGAGAGTTCTTCCGGAGCCAGGGCAGGCAG atcTATCTCTCCCAGACTCCTCTGTGTCCTAACCCTGTGTTTGACCTGATGCTGAAATGTTGGAGCAGGGATATAAAAGATCGTCCCACTTTTGACATGATTCACCACTTCCTGCTAGAACAAATGGAATCAAACATTTGA